The [Bacillus] selenitireducens MLS10 genome includes a region encoding these proteins:
- a CDS encoding DNA translocase FtsK, which yields MSTGKKPASGGKKSPASGKKSVNQPKAEKPGWIRELRFELSGMFMIVIGIIALFELGLVGRWIDLFFRFLAGNWKMLFILTFIGFALYVMIKRQLPPLWNRKLLGYYLLLISILLISHGRAYAAWQSQTAPMEGGILGETWGLLTGSPSAAASAADTAGGGMTGALLFSATHALFSTAGTYVFAGGLMIAAVVFLTGKTFIEILQHEDGPKAWLQAAGRQTKRSMTSIIKRLKDRKLRKQTPDDQAKGTEVEEEPEILDFTERVSGSQSNVVAEIHDETPEAEISEEEHSSDKKPEEETEQDLETVSDDKAHLVVRESENKEYLLPPLDLLKSGGKPNQSKEHSMLSKNARKLEETLESFGVKAKVTKVHLGPSVTKYEVYPDKGVKVSKIVNLTDDLALALAAKDIRMEAPIPGKSAIGIEVPNQEVSLVTLREVLDAGLAQDKGNPLSIGLGRDISGSAILAELNKMPHLLVAGATGSGKSVCINGIIVSILLRAKPHEVKMMMIDPKMVELNVYNGIPHLLAPVVTEPKKAAQALKKVVSEMERRYELFAASGTRNLEGYNDYIRKENMKRDEAEAYAPLPYIVVIVDELADLMMVASSEVEDAITRLAQMARAAGIHLIIATQRPSVDVITGVIKANIPSRIAFGVSSSTDSRTILDGNGAEKLLGKGDMLFVPVGASKPTRIQGAFLSDDEVERIVSHCIEQQKAQYAEEMIPAEVEDKKPTGEAEDDLYPDAVALVTDMQSASVSMLQRRFRVGYARAARLIDEMEVRGVVGPYEGSKPREVLVSKPSEESEHSSDHGINGTKE from the coding sequence ATGTCAACAGGTAAGAAGCCTGCTTCAGGAGGAAAAAAAAGTCCTGCATCCGGAAAGAAATCTGTGAATCAGCCTAAAGCAGAAAAACCGGGATGGATCAGAGAACTGAGGTTTGAACTGTCAGGAATGTTTATGATCGTTATTGGCATAATCGCACTGTTTGAACTTGGACTTGTTGGCAGATGGATTGATTTATTTTTCCGGTTCCTGGCCGGGAACTGGAAAATGCTTTTTATCCTGACGTTTATCGGATTTGCACTGTATGTGATGATAAAGCGCCAACTGCCACCTCTGTGGAACAGGAAACTGTTAGGTTATTATCTGCTTTTGATTTCGATTCTCTTAATCAGTCACGGGCGCGCTTATGCCGCTTGGCAAAGTCAGACAGCACCAATGGAAGGCGGTATTCTCGGAGAAACCTGGGGCTTGTTAACCGGTAGCCCATCAGCTGCAGCATCGGCAGCCGATACAGCGGGAGGCGGAATGACTGGTGCCTTACTTTTTTCCGCAACCCATGCGCTGTTTTCCACAGCAGGAACTTACGTATTCGCTGGAGGTTTAATGATTGCAGCGGTCGTGTTTTTAACAGGAAAAACATTTATCGAGATATTGCAGCATGAAGACGGGCCTAAAGCATGGCTGCAGGCTGCGGGCAGACAGACAAAGCGAAGTATGACATCCATCATCAAACGACTGAAGGACAGAAAACTTCGAAAACAGACGCCGGACGATCAAGCTAAGGGGACAGAAGTTGAAGAGGAACCTGAAATACTTGATTTCACAGAACGTGTGTCAGGCAGTCAATCGAATGTCGTTGCAGAAATTCACGATGAAACGCCTGAAGCGGAAATATCAGAGGAAGAACATTCATCAGACAAGAAGCCGGAAGAAGAAACCGAGCAAGATCTTGAAACGGTGTCTGACGATAAGGCCCATCTTGTAGTCAGGGAATCGGAGAATAAAGAATACTTGCTTCCTCCTCTTGATTTGTTGAAATCCGGTGGGAAACCAAACCAGTCGAAAGAACATTCGATGTTGTCAAAAAATGCACGTAAACTGGAAGAAACCCTTGAAAGCTTCGGTGTTAAGGCGAAAGTGACCAAAGTTCACCTAGGTCCTTCTGTTACGAAATATGAAGTCTATCCGGATAAAGGGGTAAAGGTCAGTAAGATCGTCAATTTAACGGATGACCTGGCACTTGCCCTTGCAGCGAAAGATATCCGGATGGAAGCGCCGATTCCCGGCAAATCTGCAATCGGTATTGAGGTTCCGAATCAGGAAGTATCCCTCGTTACTTTGCGTGAAGTACTGGATGCAGGGTTGGCTCAGGACAAAGGCAACCCCTTGTCCATCGGACTTGGCAGAGATATTTCAGGCAGTGCCATACTTGCAGAGCTTAATAAGATGCCCCATCTTCTTGTAGCCGGTGCAACCGGCAGCGGTAAAAGTGTCTGTATAAACGGAATTATTGTCAGTATACTTTTGCGTGCAAAGCCGCATGAGGTCAAGATGATGATGATCGACCCGAAAATGGTTGAACTGAATGTGTATAATGGTATTCCTCACCTTCTGGCTCCGGTTGTGACAGAACCTAAAAAGGCTGCGCAGGCACTTAAGAAAGTGGTAAGCGAAATGGAGCGGCGTTATGAACTGTTTGCAGCATCCGGAACCCGTAATCTTGAAGGCTATAACGACTACATTCGAAAAGAGAACATGAAACGGGATGAAGCAGAGGCTTATGCGCCACTGCCTTATATCGTAGTGATTGTTGATGAATTGGCAGATCTGATGATGGTTGCATCTTCGGAAGTGGAAGACGCGATTACCAGACTGGCCCAAATGGCGAGAGCAGCAGGAATTCATTTGATCATTGCAACTCAGCGGCCATCTGTGGATGTCATTACAGGCGTAATCAAAGCAAACATCCCATCAAGAATCGCTTTTGGCGTGTCGAGTTCCACAGATTCGAGAACCATTCTTGATGGAAATGGGGCAGAAAAACTTCTTGGCAAAGGGGATATGCTTTTTGTGCCGGTTGGTGCATCAAAGCCGACCCGGATCCAGGGGGCATTTTTGTCCGATGATGAAGTGGAACGTATCGTGTCACACTGTATTGAGCAGCAAAAAGCGCAGTATGCTGAAGAAATGATCCCGGCAGAGGTGGAAGACAAAAAACCAACCGGTGAAGCGGAAGATGACCTCTATCCTGATGCAGTTGCACTGGTCACGGATATGCAATCTGCTTCAGTCTCGATGCTTCAGCGGCGCTTCAGAGTCGGGTATGCAAGGGCGGCCAGACTGATTGATGAGATGGAAGTCAGAGGCGTGGTGGGACCTTACGAGGGCAGCAAGCCGCGGGAAGTCCTTGTGAGTAAACCGTCTGAGGAGTCAGAACACTCGTCTGACCATGGAATTAATGGCACAAAAGAGTAG
- a CDS encoding GntR family transcriptional regulator, producing the protein MMIRSDQRPLYLQVIDRIKEDIDKGVYVTGERLPSEFQLSKKLGVSRATLREALRMLEDENVIVRRHGVGTFINAKPLFSSGIEELFSVTDMIRRGKKKPGTNFLSTTVQKASEEDQRRFLDDHLNELAVIERVRTADGEPVVYCLDKVPSNHLPDNMNQEVQSIFVQLEQSGTSIAYAMTQIEPIGYHEKVSDILDCEPETALLVLKQMHYNDQDQPVLYSINYFRADKFKFHVLRKRVF; encoded by the coding sequence GTGATGATTCGATCTGATCAAAGACCATTATATTTGCAAGTGATTGACCGGATAAAAGAGGATATTGACAAAGGGGTTTATGTAACAGGTGAACGGCTTCCTTCTGAATTTCAACTGTCCAAGAAACTGGGAGTCAGCCGGGCAACACTCCGAGAAGCGCTCCGGATGCTTGAAGACGAAAATGTAATTGTAAGAAGGCACGGTGTAGGGACATTTATTAACGCCAAGCCCCTTTTCTCATCCGGTATTGAAGAATTGTTCAGTGTCACAGATATGATTCGGCGGGGGAAAAAGAAGCCGGGGACTAATTTTTTGTCAACGACGGTTCAAAAAGCGTCTGAAGAAGACCAGCGCCGGTTTCTCGATGATCATTTGAATGAACTTGCGGTGATTGAGCGCGTTCGTACTGCAGATGGCGAGCCGGTTGTCTATTGCCTGGATAAAGTGCCAAGTAATCATCTGCCAGACAACATGAATCAGGAAGTCCAGTCCATCTTTGTTCAGCTTGAGCAGTCAGGTACGTCGATTGCCTATGCGATGACGCAAATTGAACCCATCGGATACCATGAAAAAGTCTCTGATATTCTGGATTGTGAACCGGAAACGGCTCTGCTTGTCCTCAAACAGATGCACTACAATGATCAGGACCAGCCGGTGCTTTATTCCATCAACTATTTCAGGGCAGATAAGTTTAAATTCCATGTGCTCAGAAAGCGCGTTTTTTAA
- the yfmF gene encoding EF-P 5-aminopentanol modification-associated protein YfmF has product MMELDEQLFYTEKMKVHFMPTKTYKTNTFILQARAPLKATDASKRALLAEVLQDGTVSKPDRIAFRSALEELYGTATAVDVYKKGEHHIISFRLDVPNEKFLKDAPPLTESAVSLFSEMIFAPKREANDDLNHAAVDEEKRALKQKIASIYDDKMRYANKRLIEEMCATEDFSTHVYGSLESVEETDVSSLTAYYDQWLENDQLDLYVSGDMTFDEVKGLCDLFFNSERIQGEQVPAIPKNSGVPNTVREITEEQDIQQGKLHIGFRTGITYGDDDYFALLMMNGILGGFSHSKLFINVREKESLAYYAASQLENIKGLMIVVAGIQSDMVEKTKTIIFEQLESIRAGEISEEEMAQTRSVLKNRWLETLDSQRGRIELAYNNEFTDSPKALDTWFTELDHVSKADIIRVAEKIKLDTVYFLKGKVEE; this is encoded by the coding sequence ATGATGGAACTTGATGAACAGCTATTTTACACGGAAAAAATGAAAGTGCATTTCATGCCGACGAAGACGTATAAGACTAATACATTTATTCTTCAGGCCCGTGCACCACTTAAAGCAACAGATGCTTCGAAACGCGCTTTGCTTGCTGAAGTGCTTCAGGACGGGACGGTTTCCAAGCCGGACCGAATCGCTTTTCGATCAGCACTCGAGGAGCTTTACGGCACCGCAACGGCTGTGGATGTCTATAAAAAAGGTGAACACCATATTATTTCATTTCGACTGGATGTACCGAATGAGAAATTTCTCAAAGATGCGCCGCCACTTACAGAAAGTGCCGTATCTTTGTTCAGTGAGATGATCTTTGCTCCGAAACGGGAAGCTAATGATGATTTAAATCATGCCGCTGTGGATGAAGAAAAAAGGGCATTAAAACAGAAAATAGCCAGTATTTACGATGATAAAATGCGCTATGCCAACAAAAGACTGATTGAAGAAATGTGCGCGACAGAAGATTTTTCCACACATGTATATGGTTCTTTGGAGTCGGTGGAAGAGACGGACGTATCGAGCCTTACGGCATACTATGATCAATGGCTTGAAAATGATCAGCTCGACTTATATGTATCCGGAGATATGACGTTTGACGAGGTGAAGGGACTTTGTGATCTCTTTTTCAACAGTGAACGAATACAGGGCGAACAGGTACCTGCAATCCCGAAAAACTCTGGCGTTCCTAATACAGTTCGCGAAATCACCGAAGAACAGGATATCCAGCAAGGGAAACTCCATATCGGTTTTCGAACGGGAATTACCTACGGGGATGATGATTATTTCGCACTGCTGATGATGAATGGTATTTTGGGTGGATTCTCACACTCGAAACTCTTTATTAATGTGCGTGAAAAAGAAAGCCTTGCATATTATGCTGCAAGTCAGCTTGAGAACATTAAGGGGCTGATGATTGTGGTGGCAGGGATTCAATCAGATATGGTCGAGAAGACGAAAACGATTATTTTCGAACAGCTTGAAAGCATCAGAGCTGGAGAGATCTCTGAAGAAGAGATGGCACAAACTCGCTCTGTTCTTAAGAACCGCTGGCTCGAAACACTTGATTCCCAGCGTGGGCGCATTGAACTTGCTTATAACAACGAGTTCACGGATTCCCCGAAAGCTTTGGATACCTGGTTTACAGAGCTTGATCACGTATCAAAAGCGGATATTATTCGGGTTGCAGAGAAGATTAAGCTCGATACGGTGTATTTTTTAAAAGGGAAGGTGGAAGAATAA
- the yfmH gene encoding EF-P 5-aminopentanol modification-associated protein YfmH — MQTIRFEQLDETLYKETLPNGLEVFILPKPGFRKTFATFTAKYGSMDRSFTPIGQKDPMTVPDGIAHFLEHKMFEDEDGDVFQVFSKQGASANAFTSFTRTAYLFSSTSMVNENVETLLDFVQKPYFTSESVEKEKGIIGQEIRMYEDNPDWRNFFGLLKAMYQKHPVAIDIAGTVESIDEITADLLYSCYETFYHPANMALFIVGNVDQNEMMTLVRNNQNNKSFDRLEKTPRNLFTEEPAEVNQKTVTVEMPVQTGKVLLGIKDHRQELFGQDLLKYELAMEIVMDLLFGQSSENYSKLYRQGLIDDSFGYDFTHEEGFGFSVVGGDSEKPEVLAETLKSMLKEALEKGLDETSFERIRKQKLGQFLRSLNSPEFIANQFTRYHFLGIDLFEGVPALESLRFQEVEDIMKDHMDLENRLAVCFVLPEKER, encoded by the coding sequence ATGCAGACGATCAGATTTGAACAGCTGGATGAAACGCTTTATAAAGAGACCCTCCCAAACGGGCTGGAAGTGTTCATTCTTCCTAAACCCGGCTTCCGTAAAACATTTGCCACGTTTACTGCCAAATATGGTTCGATGGACCGCTCCTTTACCCCGATCGGTCAGAAAGACCCCATGACCGTCCCTGACGGGATCGCACATTTTCTTGAGCATAAGATGTTTGAAGATGAAGATGGGGATGTGTTTCAGGTTTTCAGTAAGCAGGGCGCTTCTGCAAATGCCTTTACGAGCTTCACGCGGACCGCGTATTTGTTTTCAAGCACATCAATGGTTAACGAAAATGTAGAGACGCTCCTCGATTTTGTACAAAAACCGTATTTCACTTCAGAATCAGTTGAAAAGGAAAAAGGGATCATAGGTCAGGAAATTCGGATGTATGAAGATAATCCGGATTGGAGAAATTTCTTTGGTCTCCTAAAAGCGATGTATCAGAAGCATCCGGTCGCCATCGATATTGCAGGAACCGTTGAATCCATTGATGAAATTACGGCAGACCTTCTTTACAGTTGCTATGAAACATTTTATCATCCCGCGAATATGGCTTTATTCATTGTCGGGAATGTTGATCAGAATGAAATGATGACACTTGTCAGAAATAATCAGAACAACAAGTCCTTTGACCGATTGGAGAAAACACCGAGAAATCTGTTTACTGAAGAGCCTGCAGAAGTCAATCAAAAAACAGTTACCGTTGAAATGCCTGTTCAGACTGGCAAAGTCCTTTTGGGAATTAAAGATCATCGACAAGAATTATTTGGTCAGGATCTCCTGAAGTACGAGCTGGCCATGGAGATCGTGATGGATTTGCTTTTCGGTCAGAGCAGTGAAAATTATTCCAAACTGTACCGGCAGGGTCTGATTGATGACAGCTTCGGATATGATTTTACACACGAAGAAGGATTTGGTTTTTCTGTCGTCGGGGGAGATTCTGAAAAGCCGGAAGTACTGGCTGAAACGTTAAAGAGCATGCTGAAAGAGGCATTGGAAAAAGGTCTTGATGAAACTTCTTTTGAACGGATCCGTAAACAAAAATTGGGACAGTTTCTCCGGTCATTAAATTCCCCTGAATTTATCGCCAATCAATTTACACGCTATCATTTTTTGGGTATCGATCTCTTTGAAGGGGTTCCTGCTTTGGAATCGCTCCGTTTTCAAGAAGTGGAAGATATCATGAAAGACCACATGGATCTTGAAAACCGTTTGGCAGTCTGTTTCGTGTTGCCGGAGAAAGAAAGATGA
- the ymfI gene encoding elongation factor P 5-aminopentanone reductase produces the protein MISSAWITGASGGIGLAIAESLAVEGADLVLQYRQNAEPLKDLQLRYPDQSIELIQADFRDVHTSLEAFRGLPAPKAVIHCSGYDFPGLFQDETLLSIQNQVNADLIVPMMLTRQVVTEMINNKNGVILFITSIWGQTGSAMEVLYSTVKSGQHGLIRALSDELAPSGIRVNGIAPGFVDTPMVQGYSDEEKQSILDEIPAGRFGSPEDVARTVCFLLDDASSYINGQIIGLNGGWYRG, from the coding sequence ATGATTTCATCTGCATGGATCACAGGTGCGAGCGGGGGAATCGGGCTTGCAATCGCCGAATCCCTCGCTGTTGAAGGTGCGGACCTTGTTTTGCAGTACCGGCAGAACGCTGAACCGCTCAAAGATCTTCAACTTCGCTATCCGGATCAATCCATTGAACTGATTCAGGCGGATTTCAGAGACGTTCATACCAGTCTTGAAGCCTTTCGCGGCTTACCGGCTCCAAAGGCAGTTATACACTGTTCAGGTTATGATTTTCCGGGCTTGTTTCAGGATGAGACACTGCTAAGTATACAAAATCAGGTGAACGCAGATCTTATCGTTCCCATGATGCTCACAAGACAGGTTGTCACGGAAATGATTAACAATAAAAATGGCGTTATTTTATTCATCACTTCAATATGGGGACAGACAGGTTCAGCGATGGAAGTTCTCTACTCAACGGTCAAGTCAGGCCAGCATGGCTTAATACGGGCACTCAGTGACGAACTCGCCCCTTCAGGTATCCGCGTTAACGGGATTGCACCTGGTTTTGTTGATACACCAATGGTCCAGGGATATTCGGATGAAGAAAAGCAATCCATTCTGGATGAAATCCCGGCCGGGCGGTTTGGGAGTCCTGAAGATGTGGCACGCACGGTCTGTTTTCTTCTTGATGATGCATCTTCATACATAAACGGCCAAATTATCGGGCTCAATGGCGGTTGGTACAGAGGCTGA
- a CDS encoding DUF3388 domain-containing protein, with translation MEAKEWYLEYHINQNRPGLLGDVASLLGMLKINIITINGVENSNRGMLIKTKSDESIQRLRYILNTMDVITLHKLREPKLRDRLAVRHGRYIVRDRDEKKVFRFVRDELGVLVDFMAELFMKDGHRLVGIRGMPRVGKTESIVAASVCANKRWSFLSSTLLRQTIRSQLADDEMSEDNIYIIDGIVSTMRASERHRMLVAEMMRLPSTKVVEHPDIFVRETEYTLDDFDYIIELRSDENEEITYEQVESGFSSFDIS, from the coding sequence ATGGAAGCTAAAGAATGGTATTTGGAATACCATATAAATCAGAACCGCCCTGGTCTTTTAGGTGATGTGGCGTCTTTACTTGGGATGCTGAAGATTAACATCATAACGATCAACGGTGTGGAGAATTCAAATCGCGGTATGCTGATCAAAACGAAAAGTGACGAATCGATTCAGCGACTGCGTTATATTTTGAACACCATGGATGTTATTACCCTTCATAAGCTTAGGGAACCAAAGCTTAGGGATCGCTTGGCTGTCAGACACGGCCGCTATATCGTCCGCGACCGTGATGAGAAAAAAGTATTCAGGTTTGTCAGGGATGAGCTGGGTGTGCTTGTCGACTTCATGGCGGAACTGTTTATGAAAGATGGTCACAGGCTTGTCGGGATCCGTGGTATGCCGAGAGTGGGGAAAACAGAGTCCATTGTTGCAGCGAGTGTCTGTGCAAACAAACGGTGGTCATTTCTGTCATCCACATTACTTCGGCAAACGATCCGAAGCCAGTTGGCAGATGATGAGATGAGCGAGGATAATATTTATATTATCGATGGCATTGTCTCGACGATGAGAGCAAGTGAACGGCACAGGATGCTGGTGGCTGAAATGATGCGTCTCCCATCGACTAAAGTGGTAGAGCATCCGGATATTTTTGTCCGTGAAACAGAATATACGCTCGATGATTTTGATTATATAATCGAACTGAGAAGTGATGAGAACGAAGAGATCACCTATGAACAGGTGGAATCAGGCTTTTCGTCATTTGATATCAGTTAG
- a CDS encoding helix-turn-helix domain-containing protein: MSELGVRLQNARIEKGISLDELQQKTKIQKRYLEAIENGDFSKMPGDFYARAFVKSYCEAVGLSVDQVFEEHAGELPKAKKESGDLPPRIDRPKSRPVKQRSAFSRLLPSLIVLLFLIGIVSTLWFTNLGDSSDNDSSTREEQQSQPSVDITDDLNEDNDEEDTGETEEPDNSISNGNNTEETDASEEESQEEEIIDPSLEFVELNDAGQYVYSLSDADSFDLEMIFSGGSWIQINDDSGTVHTDTHGDGDEISFDFTGESEILIRLGFIHTAEILVNDIPLEYQSDNDVQNILILHEDSVS, encoded by the coding sequence TTGTCTGAATTAGGTGTACGTCTACAAAATGCCAGAATAGAAAAAGGAATATCTCTCGACGAATTACAGCAGAAGACGAAAATTCAAAAACGTTACCTCGAGGCGATTGAAAACGGGGATTTCTCCAAGATGCCAGGAGACTTTTATGCCCGTGCCTTTGTAAAAAGCTATTGTGAAGCCGTCGGTCTTTCGGTTGACCAGGTGTTTGAAGAGCATGCGGGTGAACTGCCTAAAGCCAAAAAAGAAAGCGGAGATCTTCCTCCAAGGATCGACCGTCCCAAGTCGAGGCCTGTTAAACAGCGTTCTGCTTTCTCAAGGCTCTTGCCATCATTGATCGTCCTGCTGTTTCTGATTGGGATTGTCAGTACGCTTTGGTTCACAAATCTGGGCGACAGTTCGGATAATGATTCTTCAACAAGAGAAGAGCAGCAGTCCCAGCCTTCGGTGGATATTACCGATGATCTGAATGAAGACAATGATGAAGAAGACACGGGAGAAACTGAGGAACCTGATAACAGTATTTCAAATGGAAACAATACTGAAGAAACCGACGCCAGCGAAGAAGAGTCTCAAGAAGAAGAGATCATTGATCCATCTCTTGAGTTTGTTGAATTAAATGATGCCGGTCAATATGTATATTCGTTGTCGGATGCAGATTCTTTTGACCTGGAGATGATTTTCTCAGGCGGGAGCTGGATTCAGATTAACGATGATTCGGGGACGGTCCACACTGATACTCATGGAGATGGAGATGAAATTTCCTTTGATTTCACAGGAGAATCAGAAATTCTGATCCGTTTGGGTTTTATTCACACGGCTGAAATTCTTGTCAATGATATCCCCCTCGAATACCAAAGCGACAACGATGTGCAGAATATATTGATCTTGCACGAGGACTCTGTATCCTGA
- the pgsA gene encoding CDP-diacylglycerol--glycerol-3-phosphate 3-phosphatidyltransferase, translating to MNIPNQITISRIVLIPIFMVFLLAPFDFGSWAILGADIPVHHFIAAVIFIIAAATDWLDGYYARKYELVTNMGKFLDPLADKLLITAAFVSLVGLELFPAWAAVVILTREFAVTGLRLVASGEGEVIAASQWGKWKTVSQIVCIAAILLHNVGFALVGLPFDTLMIVLAVGLTLYSGFDYFMKNTHVLKSEQ from the coding sequence GTGAATATACCAAATCAAATTACGATATCACGAATTGTTTTAATTCCGATCTTCATGGTCTTTTTGCTTGCACCGTTTGACTTTGGCTCATGGGCGATTCTTGGGGCAGACATTCCGGTTCATCATTTTATTGCCGCTGTAATCTTTATTATTGCGGCTGCGACTGACTGGCTTGACGGTTATTATGCAAGGAAATACGAACTGGTTACAAACATGGGCAAATTCCTGGATCCTTTGGCGGATAAATTGCTTATCACAGCAGCCTTTGTATCACTGGTTGGCCTTGAACTGTTTCCTGCGTGGGCTGCGGTTGTGATTCTGACAAGAGAGTTTGCCGTTACTGGACTCCGGCTTGTTGCCTCGGGTGAAGGCGAGGTCATTGCTGCGAGTCAGTGGGGTAAATGGAAAACGGTCAGCCAAATTGTTTGCATCGCTGCGATTTTGTTGCATAATGTCGGTTTTGCATTAGTCGGACTGCCGTTTGATACACTGATGATTGTTCTGGCAGTTGGACTTACGCTGTATTCCGGGTTTGATTACTTTATGAAAAATACACATGTCCTGAAATCGGAACAATAA
- a CDS encoding competence/damage-inducible protein A, protein MNAEIVAIGSELLLGQIVNSNASHISKELSYLGIDVYHHVAVGDNPDRLRDVLKQAAARSDLVICTGGLGPTKDDLTKEILAGLTGRDLVYDEETEQNIIDYYQKWNRVMPENNRKQAMVIKGSEILPNHHGLSCGMVVPVGKSQVMLLPGPPNELIPMFRDFALPYLKTMLNVTEEIESRVLRFFDIGESMLAEKLDDLFEAQTNPTMAPLASMGEVMLRLTVKGEDTEKNRAALDELQDTILDRIGDYFIGIGETPLVRQVVELLQSRKKTVTAAESLTGGLFSSALTSVQGVSSVFPGSIVCYSNQVKETVLSVPEELIQSEGVVSEACARKLAENSRRLFNTDIAISFTGVAGPDELEGHPPGTVFISITDGKRDEVHRLQLAGSRENIQDRTVKYGCFYLRTFLLNE, encoded by the coding sequence ATGAACGCAGAGATTGTAGCGATTGGCTCCGAGTTATTGCTCGGACAAATTGTGAACAGCAATGCATCACACATTTCCAAGGAACTATCTTATCTCGGGATCGACGTTTATCATCACGTCGCTGTCGGGGATAATCCGGACAGACTCCGTGATGTACTCAAGCAGGCAGCAGCCCGTTCTGATCTCGTGATCTGTACAGGCGGATTGGGGCCGACAAAGGATGATCTGACGAAGGAAATACTCGCGGGCCTTACCGGCCGGGATCTTGTATACGACGAGGAGACGGAACAGAATATTATCGATTATTATCAAAAGTGGAACCGGGTCATGCCTGAGAATAACCGAAAGCAGGCAATGGTTATCAAAGGTTCTGAAATCCTTCCGAATCATCATGGCTTATCCTGCGGAATGGTTGTTCCAGTTGGGAAAAGTCAAGTCATGCTCTTACCAGGACCGCCCAACGAACTGATCCCGATGTTCCGCGATTTTGCACTTCCGTATTTGAAAACGATGTTGAATGTAACCGAGGAGATTGAATCACGAGTATTGCGTTTTTTTGATATAGGCGAATCCATGCTTGCTGAAAAGCTTGATGATTTGTTTGAAGCGCAAACGAATCCGACGATGGCACCACTTGCGAGCATGGGCGAAGTCATGCTCAGGTTAACGGTTAAAGGTGAAGACACTGAAAAAAACCGGGCTGCCTTGGACGAGCTTCAGGACACGATTCTTGATCGGATTGGCGATTATTTCATCGGTATCGGTGAAACCCCGCTTGTAAGGCAGGTTGTTGAACTTTTACAAAGTCGTAAAAAAACCGTCACTGCAGCGGAAAGCCTTACAGGGGGGCTGTTTTCTTCGGCATTAACTTCTGTTCAGGGAGTATCTTCTGTTTTTCCCGGCTCGATAGTGTGTTATAGTAATCAAGTGAAGGAAACGGTCTTGTCAGTCCCTGAAGAACTGATACAGTCCGAGGGTGTTGTGAGTGAAGCATGCGCCCGGAAACTGGCCGAGAACAGCAGAAGACTGTTTAATACCGATATCGCCATCAGTTTTACAGGAGTTGCGGGTCCTGATGAACTTGAAGGTCATCCCCCGGGAACCGTATTCATCAGCATTACCGATGGAAAGCGGGATGAGGTGCATCGTCTTCAGCTGGCAGGCAGTCGAGAGAATATTCAGGACCGAACGGTGAAATATGGCTGTTTCTATTTGCGAACATTTTTGTTAAATGAATAG